The following DNA comes from Pomacea canaliculata isolate SZHN2017 linkage group LG10, ASM307304v1, whole genome shotgun sequence.
GTCAGCCAGTACAACACATTTTCAGGATCTGATCATAGAATTGCATCTAGCAATTGTATTGATATGTGTGCTCATAGCTAGGGATGGGGAGAGGTGTGTACATACACTGGAGGTTAGTTGTGAGCAAAAGGTTGCAAGTTGAAGCACCCCTGGACCTGTGACTTGGAAAACTCTTATGGCCTCCCCATATGGCTACTTGATTTATGAGGGAAAATAAAAGGTGGCAGGAGTAGGTTAGGTTAGACAGTGAACAACTTTTCAAGGCCCTTATTGTTACTACTGTATAAGTTCCATTTATCTAGTATGGTAAGGCTGCTGACAATAGTAGTTCCTTTGTGAAGCATTTAGTATAGTACTTTTCTTATGAACTGGAGACCATGACATACTGTGTAGCTAGCCCATGATTTATATTGTATCTATATTTTAGttgttagcaaaataatttctatttttaatatgtaatataataaatatgtaatttatGATGGCAACACTGCCAGTTTTGACTGAAATGTGGAGAAACTGATTTAACATGGAAAGTGTAAAGCAGGAAAAGGAGAAAGGTGGCCTTTGACTCCTCCATGCCCGAACTAGATTAAGTGAACCACTCGGTACATTGTGCCCTATTACCTAGTTTGGGAAGACTGCTAGAAGGTGCATTTGGTGGTATTTGGCTGGTGGTTCTGCACATGTAGACTTGCATGTGAGAATgaaaatatacaatttaaagCAGTAGTTGTACTGTATCATGTAACTCAGATCCTTACAAAATCTATATGTTAAACATAAGCAGTAGGTAGAAGGCATATTCAGTCAGCCTGTATCATGTAGCCAGTGAAGATGGTCCACCAGCCACCTCTCACTGCATCACCGTCTTCTTGTCGAGCCCAAACTTGCTGACCTGACTGCAGGTGGGTGGTCACTTGGGTTGAAGCTTGGTCATAAAAATCGGTGCTGCCTTCAGCCCAGACATAGTCCAAAATAGACCCATCTTTGACTATGGCGACAGAAAATGCCTGCATGTGCGTTTGTTGACATGATGGTCAGGAAGAAGCTGTAGACACCAGAGACTGGGGCAGTGAAAATACCTGTCTGCACATTGTAGCCAGCACCCATGTTGGTCAGCACGTTGTCAAATTTCAGTACTTGCTGTGGTCCCAGCGCAATTCCCATTATCTTTGTCATCATTAGAAAAGTGGACTGTAAAAGCCACtgtaaaaaaatggacaaatcTTGTTATGTTgtgtatttaaaacatttaattttgaggCAAGTGAGTTTGGAAACAGATCAAATTATCCTTTATACGAATAGAGCTATAGTTGAAGGGCTAAATGTCATGCAAAACTGCATAGTGTTCTTGCTTTTTGGAACAACTTTGCAcaactgtttataaaataatgcCTACCTGGAGTAAAAGTTGATGGTAACCGGTTTTCAATGGCAGTCAGCTTTGCCTGCAGTGTCTGAATCTGTGCTCCTTGTTGCTGCACAACAGCCTCCAGTGCTGCTATTGTTGCATCATCAGATCTTTTCTCTCGGAAATTTGTGGattcgctgctgctgctgctgctagtTAATAAACACGAAATAACTACTAGCAATAGCAGCTTCATGTTGATTATCGTCCTTGCTTCGATTTCTCTTGGCAAATGTGACCTTATATAATAGCATAGACACAGCATTCTGCATGACAACCTGCCAACcatttttcatagcaacattgTGTAccaaaaaattacatttctgtGTGGTTGAGTAGCAGATGCCAAATGCTGCAAGTTTGGATCCATATTTAGCAGCAGAGGAATGAGAGTTcagtttgtctttgttgtgataACATGACTGTTAATAATCAGCAATGGTTTTGTTGCACATTCTCTGGGAACTCATACCTGTATGCAACAAGCTCCAAACATTACGTCTGCGTGTTTGGCAACAAAAGAATGGATGGAGTTGATTTCTTCTTAATGTGATTATGCTTATCAGAGAATTTAAGAATGTCATTTTTGAGGGATTGGGAGTGGGCAGAATGCTGAATATACAAAATTATTCTTCCAATGCAGGTGTTGTGAAGAGGTAATTTAATTTCATGTCATTCATCACACATAAAGTTTGATGGgtctgtaaacaaaaagatttttaatagtCTGCTGGCTCATTAAAGCATTAAACATTGaaacataattaaaacattacacATGTGTAGACATGGGGATTGGGTGGGGAAGAAATACAAGAGGCTTAGAAATGCTGAAGGGAGTGTTAATAGCTTCTTACAGAATGTCATTTTGTTGCAAGCGATAATTATATTTGAACAATCACAGATCTGACattttttcaagtattttgagagttttttaatgacatatttTCACGATCTAAATCACTTCTTTTATTATGGTGTtttaagtatataaataaatgaacgaaTAGTGAAGGGAGCCTTTCCTGGGCCTGTAACTGCAAAACTCCTGTCCAGCCTATATACATGAACCAATTTATCGGGGAAGATAAAATTGGCAGGACAGAGTTGACATATCCTTGACacttgtaaaacatttactgcTCCCAATACATATAGGCTATGGGTCCCTTTAACAAGTTATGGGAAGCTGCTTGAAAATGACTGTTTCTTCCTAATGGTACAATGTACACTATccattacttttaaaaaaacctgaaaactTTATATATTCCTGCACTTACCCCATTGTATATCAACCCTGAAACCCAAACAAAATTATCCTGATTCAAAAAATTCCATTCATAATGGCAGCACTTCATGTATCTTGGCTAAAGTATAGGTAAATTGTTCCAAACAGTTCATGACTAAAATTGTATGGAGTAAGAGAATGTATTCAAGCCTGtgagaatgatgaaaataattttcatgagGGCGAATAGTTGTAcactttctgtttatttatctgctTAATTATAAAGCCTGTCTTATGCTGAATATACAGGGTAGTAAGATGGCACAATCAGTCAGCCTGTATCATGTAGCCAGTAAAGACAGTCCACCAGCTTCCTCTAACAGCATCCCCGCTTTGTTGTCTTGCCCACACTTGCTGGCCTGACTGCAGGTGGGTTGTCACCTGAGTTGAACCCTGATCATTCATGTCAGGCTGGCCTTCAGCATAAACAATGTCCAGTTCAGACCCATCTTTGACTACCGCTATAAATATACCTTCCATGTGCATTTGGTGACATGATGGACAGGAAGAAGCTGTAAACACCAGAGACCGGGGCAGTGAAAATACCCGTCTGGGCATTGTAACCAGCACCCACATTGGTCAACACATTGTcgaattttaatatttgctgTGATCCCAAGTCAATTCCATTGTTTCCATCATCTTGAGAGAAGTGGACTGTGAAGGCCACTGCAAGAAATAGGCATGCCACTTTCAGtggtatttaaaatattcaaaatgaaatatttaggTACATTTGACAACTGTTTGACTAAGTAATAACATGGAAAACAAGTTCAGATTGTCTTAGatatatcattttgtgaaacaCAAGACTGTGTATAACTGCAGAGTTGGGGCTGAATGTACACAGAACTGCATTCATATTCCTTCTTGTTGGACTGAAAATTTCTGCACAactgtttcctttttcaaaaattcataCCTGGAGTAAACGTTGATGGTAATCTGTTTTCAAGGGCAGTCAGCTTTGCTTGCAGTGTCTGAATCTGTGCTCCTTGTTGCTGTACAACAGCCTCAAGTGCTGCAGTATTTGTATCATCAGATCTTTTTTGTCGGAAAATTGCTCTTTGTTTACTGCTACCTACAAAAGTGGAAATAACTACTAACAACAGCAGCTTCATGGTGGTCTCTCCTTCACTGATTTCTCTTGACAAAGCAGACCTTTGGTCTTGGTTAGTCAGCAGGTTTACACACAGCAGTGTGCTTTGAGTGACAAACAGCAAACACTAATGTTTAGACCTGTCTCTGGCAACAGAGGAATGAAAAGTGGTTTCCCGTTGCGATAACTCGATGTAGTGGAGAGACATACCTCTGTcttaagaaatattaaaaaattggaTTTTATTTAAACAGGTAACATAGGTGTCTGAAAAATGAATTAAGAGATAGTATTGTTCTGATTCTGATTTGCTGTATTGAAACcataaactttcttttaataatatgaACATGTAACTGCAGAAATGTTCTCATCACAGATATACGACATAAAAagtctttattcagtttttctcACAATTTAGCTCATATTACCCCATAATGCAAAGcacaacaaacatgatttgCCAATAGGCATGATTATCCAataagaatgtaaatattttctaacaTTGCAGCATAACTGTGATAACTCAGTCTGGGTAATGCTATCTGGTGCACAAATTTTAGGTGAAATTGGAGAAGTAAGAAATTACTAGGAAAGATTTGGTCTGGTACACTGCAGGCTTTGTGGCCCTATGCCCCTCAAGAGGGTTAGGAACAaggaataacaaggaataaacactGCAGGATGATATCACCTGCATCTGTTAAGGTACTGGGGACTCTTATCAGTTCGTGTTGTGGGACCCACCTGAGTGGATCCTCACTCCTGAAGGTCAGACGGACCTTCAGCAAAGATAAAACTGATCTTTGTATATCCTACCATGTACATTTACTTCCTCATAAAACATTgcattgtgtatttttttacctgcaaaataaacatcgacaatactgataaaatatttccatcTTATGTCTCTtgcaaaaaattttctttattctgaCTTTTAAAGGGGGAAAAGAATTTGAAAGTGAGCAGGAGGAACCATTTTACCTATGTGTGAATCATACCAATgctaaatattacaaaaattctCTATAGTGCAGTGTCTAATAAGAAGTTTCATAACTACTGAGCTaatgaaaatgatttgtatTATAGGAAAGTAATGCACCAGTTTCAGGCACAGTTTTTCTGGGTAAAATGtggtaaaaaagaaatcttgatatgtgtttatgtacatgcacatgcatatatgTGCATGGTAAACAGAAATGATCACATTAAGTAAACCATGTCATTCAGGATAGCAATACTTTACCATTCTTGACTTTGGGAACATTTCGGCCTTATTTTCGTAAGTTcgcatttcattttattttttgtgttgcgGGAGTGGTTGTGGTGGGGGTATGAGAAAAAGTCTGAGCAGACTTTCGTACAGCTGCACACTTTCGTCTTATTCATTTGGTTACTAGTTAAGatgataatataaaaaaacaatcagTCAGATGGCACAATCAGTCAGCCTGTATCATGAAGCCTGTGAAAATTGTATACCAGCTACCTCTCACGGCATCACCTTCATATTGTTGAACCCACACCTTCTGACCTGATTGCAGGTGGGTTGTCACTTGGGTTGAACCTTGGTCGTATATATCAGTCTTGCCTTCACCAAAGACACCGTTCAAGATAGACCCAGCTTTGACAATTGATATGCGTGTATATCCATGTGCATTGGGTGCCATGACGGACAGGTAGAACCCATAGGTACCAGAGACTGGGGCTGTGAAAATACCTGTCGTCTCATCATAACCTGCACCCATGTTGGTCAGCACATTGTCAAATTTCAGTATTTGCAGTGGTCCCATTGCAATTCCTTTATCCTGATCATCATGAGAGAACCCGACTGTAAAGGCCACTGTAAGAGATAGTCACATCATCTTCAGGGATGCTCAGATTTCCTATTATGGACAGTGAGTATAACAACAGTTTTTTGAcacataaaacagaaacttAAACGTTTGCTAGCAgttgcaatttttttgtaaaaaagcgAAACAAATCTTCATTCTCAATTCCGAATGGGACACAAAACTGCATGCATATTCTTGCTTGTAGGACATAAAGTGTTTTTTAACACAAAAGTGTACCTGGGGTAAAGGTTGATGGTAACCGGTATTCAAGGGCAGTCAGCTTTGCCTGCAGTGTCTGAATCTGTGCTCCTTGTTGCTGCACAATAGCCTCCAGTGCTGCTATGGTTGTATCATCAGATCTTTTCTCTCGGAAATTTGTACTTCCTGTGCTGCTACCTACACAACaggacataactaccagcagtaACATCTTCATGTTGGTCATAGTCGTGCGGATTTCTTTCGACATAGCAGACGTTTGTTCTTAGTTGGGTACAGTCCTGTTTCAGGTTTAGTAAGAAATGATTAGTGAGCTGCAAGTGGCGAACAGCGCACATCAGACCTTTGGACTTGCATTTAGTAAATGATAACATTTATCATTGTGATATGGTTTAGTTGATGGTCATGGCAAAGTTTGATATGTGCTGAAATATGAGTGAATGGATTATGgacaaacaataacaactgtTGGTGTAAGAATGAAGCTGATGGTGTTTTCCTCTTAATCAAGTTAGTTTTAATTGAACAGTGTAAGCATCTGATCATAGAATGGGTTCTCattaacacacatgcatactAATAAGgaatataaaattgtctttattcagtttttctcTCAATTGACCGATAAATTTCTGTTGTAGAaagtacaaaaacaaattcatgATTTGCCAGCTAGTAGACATAGTGACTCAGTTAGAacttgtataaataataaacataacaatCATAGTGACACCATACTAGAAAGCACTAAAAGAAATGCATTATTTGCCAGCCAGCAGGTATGACTAGTCAACAAGaatattgtaaatatgtttttaacaCTGCAGCATAATTGTGATAACACAATAACTGTTATGATTCACCTCTTCTAGGTGACATTGGCCTAGAGATGACATTATTATGGAAGATTAGGAAATATCTTTTATGCACTATGGTTAATTGACTGTACTGGAGACAATGTAATAAGCacagtataaataaaatcatgGTGAATAAGCCAATGACTGTATATGGCAAATTTAATATGACCATGATAAAAGTTTGCCAAACATAGTCACATTCAACAGTATGTGCCCTGTTGAAGAAAGCAAAGAACCATGAGGACATGTCAGGTACTACTCGTGTTTGTGGCACGATCAGTTGGCCCCTATTGTGTAACCAGTGAAGATGGTCCATGAGGACATGTCAGGTACTACTCATTCCTGTGGCATGATCAGTCAGCCTTTATCATGTAACCAGTGAAGATGGTCCATGAGGACATGTCAAGTATCTCCTGTGGCATGATCAGTCGGCCTTTATCATGTAACCAGTGAAGATAGTCCATGAGCCACCTCTCACTGCATCACCACCAGCTTGTCGAGCCCACACCTGATGACCTGAATCCAGATGGGTGGTCACTTGAGTGGAACCTTGATCCTGAAAATCTGACTGGCCTTCAGCAAAGACGACATCCAAAATAGATCCATCCTTCACAACAGCAATATATACacttgtatgtgtatttgtCGACATGacggagagaaagaagcagTAGACACCAGAGAATGGGGCCGTGAAAATACCCGTCTGTGCATTGTAGCCACCACCGATGTTGGTCAGCACATTGTCAAATTTCAGTACTTGCTGGGGTCCTAGTGCTACACCATTGTCGGCAGCATCGTTGGTGAAATGGACTGTGAAAGCCACTGCAAGAGATACCAAACTGAGCAGGATTCCAACCATGTAAAGGAAATTTTAAGCTTGAAGTTTTTTACAGGATAGAATAATGTTGACTTGTGTATTAACTGTTACTTAAGATATCTTTTTGTGGCTGAAGGTATGACAGGGACCAACTTtgtttgtcccagtgggcaatttaaactTGGGAAGGGTTAGTCTCTTTGCACTCTGAATAAGTATTTCAGTTATTCAAGATTATGTTAACATTGAAATGGTAGAAACaatttattcacaaaaaatCATGCGCAAGGAGATCTAAAGGATAGTTTCCACCTGTTCACCATCATGTTCAACACAGAAAAACCTATTGACCAACTTTAAGGATTTAAGGACTGGACACACATTTTGTGGGAAACAGATGATACCACACTCCGTATTAATGTTAACAATTTTTCCTAACCCTCTATGTTGCCAAACAATTTCTTAAAAGTTCACAGATAAACCAGCTCATACAAAGCTGATAGGAGATGCAGGAATAGTGAGTGGCTATAGTGAGCTAACATGGTACAATATGGCTGTGGTGATAGCTAAAGTGCTGAGCAAGGTCAAACTGTCACGGAATCTTTGGGCAGAAAGATTCTGATCAAAATACAAGCATAACAGAATCTGTGGGTAGAAAGGCTCTTGGGAAAAAATATAGGATTTAAGGCATTTCAAGGatttttccttcattaaaaaacaaatttacctGGGGGAGTTGAAGCATGAGAATTTTCGAATGTGATCAGCTTTGCCTGCAGTGTCTGAATCTGTGCTTCCTGTTGCTGGAGCTTTGCTTCCTGCTGCTCTATCTTTGCTCCTTGCTGCTGTACCACAGTCTCCAGTACAGACAGGTTTGTGTCGTCTGATCTTTTCTGTCGGAAGACTGCAAGTCCGTTGCTGCTGCGTACTAAGTTAAACAAAATTGCCAGCAGTAGCAGCTTCATCTTAGGCAGCATGTTTTAACAGAGGTCTTTTGGCAGAGTAAATCTTGAGTTCTAATCGGCTTTCATCTTATAGTCACACGATTTTTAAGAAAGGCGTTCCTATGTGCAGTGAGAAGCAgacagcaaacaacagatgTTTGGATTGGAGTTTGGCAACATGGGAATGGAATGAAACATCGGTGCTGCGCTTAGTGATAACCGCTTACAGGGTCATGTCACAGGTCTTGATGAACCAAGAGTTGAAATAACACTGACAAGGGACTTTTAATGCAACAGTGTTTATCATAGGAAAAGGTTGTGAAAGGGATGCAAATTGATGCAAGGTATTTATCACAGATATGTAATACAAGTCTGTGATATTTATGCTGAGAAATGGCATGCTCACTGTTTTAATGCATGCAAATGGGTATAAGATGAAGTGGTTGTTGTATGGGGTgacacttattttttaattctgtttgttAATACTTGGATTTATCTCTGTTCTTTTTCCCAGCTTGCCCGGCAGAGTGCTTACTGTGACTATGGCTTGTACATTGGTGCCAGTAACCAAAACTTCACAACAGCGCCTAACTTGGCATCACAAGCCGTGGCCCTCAAGATGTACCTGAATGAGACCTTCACCACACTGAGACTGGATGATATCTGTGTCTGGATCAAGGTAGACACTTGAAAGATTACCAGTTTTACTTCTGTTTactgcacatattttatttttttttatcaatgatTCTTTATTGGTCTTAGGAAGGTGACCTTAAATTTGAGTGCTAATTTTGGTATTTGACTGTATCgcaagttctttttttcttgccatgTTCTCTAAGAATGAGTGATTGCATGCACAAGTACTCATGTGCATCCATTTGTGATTTTCTCTGATTTCAGCATTTTGAACACTGGCCTCGCAACATCCCAATCTGTGCCCATGCTGAAGGTGCTACTACTGCGGCCATCCTGTTCATAGCAGATCTCTTCCAACGCCCAGTTCACATCTGCCATGTGGCTAGAAAAGCTGAGGTAGGTAGGCTGAAGTGTGGGTAGCAAGAGATAATTAAAATGATGGTGGGTTGCTAAAAAGCTGAAGTGTGTATCAGTCTTAGTTTTAGTGAAATAGGCTTGTTCAGTGAAATGTGTTTCAAGTTTCAGTGAAATGGGTTTTTGTCTCTTCCTCTCCTGCGCCACTCCTGTCTCAAGCTTTAGAGGCACTTGCTTTCTTACACATTTTAAGATTAAGATGTTCTTAGATGTTAAGAAGAATTTGTTATTACCCGTTTCTAAGGATTTTTAAGCTTGTTAGTCTTGTCTTTTAATCTGTTaacacttacacacactgtACTTCTTGTTAGATGTCCCAGATGAatgtttgtttgccttttacAAAAAggttatgaaaatattttaattgaatTTTCTCTTGGAGCTGACCTGCACAAtttgttatgatgatgatgctgtttTGGCAGATTTTGGTGGTGCGAGCAGCTAAAGAGAAGGGACTGCCAGTCACATGTGAGGTGACCCCACATCACCTTTTCCTTACAGCTGCTGATGCTGAACGCCTAGGGGGTGGTCGAGGAAAGGTTTGTCCATCCCTGGTGTCTCAAGAGGACCAGCAGGCCCTGTGGGATAACATGGACATCATCGACTGCTTTGCCACTGACCATGGTAAGTAGTGACATCATTTTGGCATGTTTTGTGTTGGAGTTTTTCTGTTTGCTCTTACAAGCATtcgcctgtgtatgtgtgtgcacatatgcctgagaattgtttttgaaatagtGAAGAGCAGTAGaaagtgatgatgatatttattgattttaaaaaaaactgcttgcaTTCTGCAGCACCGCACTCTGTGGAAGAGAAGGACAGCCAGAAGCCACCACCTGGGTTTCCTGGTCTCGAGACAATGCTGCCGCTTTTGTTAACAGCTGTGGCTGAGGGAGATTGACGATTGAGGTAAGtttgacattttattcttttggaGTGGATGAAGTAATTGTCACAAGTTGCTGTAAATACTTATTTGatgagtgtaaaaaaaaaaaattcccaaacTTTCCTGATCTCAATTTGTTCTAACTCCAGTTTGTTAGATATACTTCAAGACAGTTTTTTATCTTGATTGCTTTTTAATCTCACATGCAGATGGATGAAGTCAAGCTTGTATGTGTACACAATGAGAGAGAGTGTATAGATGCCCATTCGTACccttacaaatgcatgcatacatacacatacatattcacatttatttgcaGCAGAgcttgttcaaaatgttttgttcataCACAGGACATCATTGCTAAGCTTCACACCAACCCTCGCCGGATCTTCAACTTACCAGAACAGCCTGACACATATGTTGAGGTTGATATTGAGACCACTTGGACCATTCCAGACGCCATGACCTACACCAAGTCTCATTGGACTCCGTTTGCTGGCCACCAGGTGACTGGCATGGTGCGACGCGTGGTGCTGAGGGGAGAGACTGCCTTCATCGATGGGCAGGTAATCAGACATACACAAAGGACTTTCGAATGGATAACAGGGATGTACCACAGAcaatagtttattttgaaaaatttttcaACAACCTGAACAGTAGAATTTATTGAGCTCTTTTGGTGCTAGTTCTTGGTGCATGTAGTGTATTTGAGAAATGAGACCTCTCTGAAATAGAATATTTGATCTGTTGCAGGTGCTGACACAGCCAGGATTTGGGCAGGATGTCCGGACTTTACCAGCTCCTCCAGTGCTGCCAGCAGCTCCTGACCAGCCACTTACAATCCAGATTCCATCTGGCATGGTGTCAC
Coding sequences within:
- the LOC112573346 gene encoding complement C1q-like protein 3; its protein translation is MSKEIRTTMTNMKMLLLVVMSCCVGSSTGSTNFREKRSDDTTIAALEAIVQQQGAQIQTLQAKLTALEYRLPSTFTPVAFTVGFSHDDQDKGIAMGPLQILKFDNVLTNMGAGYDETTGIFTAPVSGTYGFYLSVMAPNAHGYTRISIVKAGSILNGVFGEGKTDIYDQGSTQVTTHLQSGQKVWVQQYEGDAVRGSWYTIFTGFMIQAD
- the LOC112573345 gene encoding complement C1q-like protein 4, whose amino-acid sequence is MLPKMKLLLLAILFNLVRSSNGLAVFRQKRSDDTNLSVLETVVQQQGAKIEQQEAKLQQQEAQIQTLQAKLITFENSHASTPPVAFTVHFTNDAADNGVALGPQQVLKFDNVLTNIGGGYNAQTGIFTAPFSGVYCFFLSVMSTNTHTSVYIAVVKDGSILDVVFAEGQSDFQDQGSTQVTTHLDSGHQVWARQAGGDAVRGGSWTIFTGYMIKAD